Genomic DNA from Nicotiana tabacum cultivar K326 chromosome 21, ASM71507v2, whole genome shotgun sequence:
cggtctggtcgttacattctccctctcttaaacaaatgttcgtcctcgaacgtgccaagaaccattcCGAAGTCATGAAATCACTGGAATGAACTCACCATACATATACTCGCAGGTAATCCcgcgtcaccccaatccacataggcccgacaacaccatctcaactgaaaattattcctcccACCAACACTAATAAGCCTTAGAACTAAAGTTTTCACCATCCGATCATTTCCCAAAGACCCGATTCccacatcaacacacggtatcaACCTCAACTAActgcaacaactcatgcctacacccacgaGGTACAACCACACCATGTAGCACGTCACACATATGCCCATAACGACATCTCTGACCACCATagctgcccataatcaaatccTGCACCGAAATTAACCTCATAGCAGTTATAACCatgttccaaaccttcacaacactaaCAACCATGAAAGTAACATGAAGATCCCATAACCATTCACTCAAAGCAACAAGTTTATCTAATGCCACCTGGGCGTACACCTCGCAAGCTAAAACCCAAAAAGCACAACGCGAATAAGACTAAATGTGAAAAGAAAAACACATAAGAGAATTATAAAACAAGCCCGACATGCACAATTCCCTATtagtaccatactacgaatcaattccacaagggagaatcaaaacatataaactaatcacaaggatctcatcctaatacAACTCCACCATGGCACGTAGCCCGGTTCAAACATATAAAACCACATGAAAATGCAAAGATCCCATGCtatgtcctcgaacgtgccaagaaccattccgaagtcatcaaatcactaaATGAGCTCACCATACATATACTCGCGGGTGATTCCTCGTCACGCCAATCCACataggcccgacaacaccatctcaactaaAAATTATTCCTCCCACCAACactaataagccttagaaccaaaattTTCACCATTCAATCATTTTCCAAAGACTCGATTCccacatcaacacacggtatcaGCCTCAACCAACTGTAACAaatcatgcctacacccacaagttACAACCAAATGAtgtaacacatcacacatatgcccataACGACATCTTTGACCACCATAGATGCCCATAATCAAATCTCGCACCGGTAATTAACCTCATATCAACTAGAACCATGTTCCAAACCTCCATAACACTAACAACCATGAAAAGAACATGAAGATCCTATAACCATTCACTCAAAACAACAAGTCATATCTAACGCCACCTGGGAGTACacctcgcaagctaaaactcaaaaaGCACAACGTGAATAAGACTAAATGTGcaaagagaaacacatgagagaaTTATCAAACAAGTCTGACATGCACAATtccctatcagtaccatactacgaatcaattccacaatggagaatcaaaatatataaactaatcacaaggatctcatcctaatacAACTCCACCGCGGCACGTAGCCCGGTTCAAGCATATAAAACCACATGAAAATGTAAGGACCCCATCCTCAACTACGATACCAAGGGACTATgatgaccaagcaactctacaCAAAAAAGGAAAACTTTTAAAGGTAATTCCCAAAGTAAGAAACAGCAGCAGATGTATAAACCAAGACAACAAAATAATTAACAGGCTAATACTGTGAATGAATCTAGGATCCAGACTCATAGCTGCCCGCTCCCCTTCCCCCCATAGCAATCTTTATATTAAAGAAGCACAAGGAGGACTGGAGAAATGTCAGGAAAAACATATATAAACCAAGGAAGGGGCACCATCAGGGGAGGGGATTTCTCATGTTTTGCATGAGTGTGCTAGTGCACAATTGACTGACCATAGGGTGGACTGTCCAACCCCTGTTACCACTGCCTTGATCTCTGACAATAAGCAGCTATACCAAAATGTTGATGAAGATGAACTCTGTGAAATGATCAGCTCTGATGAGGAACAATCTGTGTAGGAGAATGAACAAATAAGAAGACTACTGAAAGAAAAAGCCCATGAACCTGCAGATTTCAGTATCCAGACTCTCAAACCCAAAAATAAGCATAGCCAAAAGAAGAGGAACTCTATGAGGAAACAAAATGCAGGAATCAGCATTAATGAACCTACTGATAATATGCACCCAAATATCACCAACACCCAAGGAGTTATTGTTAAGTCACAAGTAACACCTACTCATATTCCCAGAGACCCTGGTATGCTCCAACCCCTAAATGTGCCAATGAACCAGTCTTACCAGGAGATACCATCTCAAAGTTGTCTGGACTCCCCAAAgtcaacagcagcaacaacatatGATAAGCAAGTATGGAGTGAGACCTGCCAGGAATCAAACCTCAGGGAAGATGCAATGAAAATCTTACCAGCTACAGAGCATATCCATAAAAATCAAGCATACAACCCACAACATTCCTTAGCCTCAGACCCTCAAACCACTAATACAGGGCAGAATCAAAAAAAACAAAGACATCTCACTATTAGAGCACATATCTGGGCAGCAGGATAATCTTTTTATTGCAGAAGCATCAAAAGACACAATGATTTATCACCTACAAACAGAGAGTGATGTGATTACAAAACTAGAGGAACAAAAAATGAGGTCACAGTGGTGGAGAAGTCCATGCCAATTGCATGTGCCTCAGCTACTGGATCCCCAATTCAGATTCAATTGAATGTGCCATTGATACCTCCAAACCAGGTATTACATGACACCATTACACACAAGGAACTCCCTATTGAGATTCAACAAACTACGCTGGATAAACAACATAGGGAAGATGAAGCTGATGAGGAATCAACTGCTGGGAACTTCAAAGATATTGCAAGAGAAGGGGACCTGTCACCTAGACTAACAACCAGAAATGGAAAGAAAGGCAAAAAGCACACCCAAGCTAAGGGAATACCTCCACCAACAAGAACTCTGCCCAGGAGGGCAGTCTCCACAAATAGATAATGATCAAGACACTCATCTGGAACATAAGGTCTGTTAATACTCAACAGGCCTTTCAAAAGGTTATCAACATGCAAAAGCAACACAGATTTTGTATTGTAGCACTGTTAGAACCTTTCCAGAAACAAGGGTTCATACACTATTACAGGACAAGACTGGGAATGGAAACTGCATTATCAAATATCAATGGAAAGATATGGTTATTCATTGATGCTACTGTGGACTGGGAACTCCTAATAGACACTGACCAGCAAATAACAATCAAAGTTCTCTATCAAGGAATTGGCAAGCACATCATCATGACTGTGGTATATGTAAAATTCTCCTCACTTGAAAGATTAGAGCTATGGAACAATTTATATTGCCTGGCATCTGATATGGAACTCCCCTGGCTAGTTGGAGGGGACTTTAATGTAATTCTTAATGAAGAAGAGAAGATTGGAGGACTCCCAGTGTATCCACCTGAGTATAAAGATTTTGCTTTCTATGTCAACTCTTGTGAATTATTTGATACTGGACACACAGGCAGTCCCTTCACATGGTGGAATGGTAGAGCTAATGAAGAATGCATTTTCAAGAGATTAGACAGAATTTTTGTCAACCAAAAATTCAACTCATTATTCCCAAGGATTGATGTTGAACATCTCATAAGGATTGGGTCTGACCATGCACCTTTGCTAATGACATGTGGGGAAGATGTTGCTCACTTTATCAAACCTTTCAGGTTTCTCAATTTCTGGACTACACATGAATCCTTCAATGCAGTAGTGAAACAAAACTGGATTGCAGACTTTGTGGATGACCCTTTCCTTATGttcaaataaaaaatgaaaagactgaaagcAGCACTATCCCATTAGAGTAAAATCACCTTTGGGGATATTTTCAAGCAACTGACAATTAGAGAGGATATTGTCAGGATAAAGGAGATTCTTTTTAAGGAAGAACCAACTACTGAGAACAGAATTATACTACAGCAGGCACAAGCTGCACAAAAGAGGTACCTGAGCTTTGAAGAGCAATATGGGAAACAAAAGGCAAGCATGAAATGGTTTGCTGAAGGAGATAGAAACACCACTTTCTTCCACAATCATGTTAAAGGAAAGAGACAGAAATTGCAACTCAAAAAGATTCAGAATGCCAAAGGAGATTGGCTTGATGCCCAAGAGGGTATTGGTAATACTGCAACTACATTCTTTCAGGCACAATTCACAGAGGAAGGACAACTTACCAACACTGAACTTCTAAATAATGTCCCTTCCATGATTTCCAATGCTCAAAATAGGGAACTTTGTAGATTCCCAACAATTGAAGAAGCCAAGAATGCAGTAACAGCACTGAGTGGGGATAGTGCAAGTGGGCCAGATGGCTTCACTAGGCTATTTTTCCAACACTGCTGGGATATTGTGGGAGAGGACATATATAACATGATACAACAATTCTACACAGGATCACCActtccaaaatccataacacatactaACCTAGTGCTAATTCCTAAGGTTCAGCAAGTACAAACATTCTCCGACCTAAGACCTATAAGTCTTAGCAACTTCATCAATAAGGTGATTTCAAGAGTGGTACATGACAGAATGGAGAAGATTCTTCCATTTCTAATCTTTCCTAACCAATCTGGTTTTGTGAAAGGAAGGAGCATTTTTGAAAATATCTTGCTCACCTAGGAGATAGTCACTGATATTAGACTGAGAGACAAGCCAACAAATGTGGTCATCAAGCTTGATATGGCAAAAGCATATGACAGGATCTCTTGGAATTATCTGATTCAGGTGTTGAGGAAAATGGGGTTTGAAGAACACTTTCTCAAACTGATTTGGAACCTAATTGCTAATAACTGGTACTCAGTCTTAATCAACGGGCAAGCCTCAGGATTCTTTAAATCTAGCAGGGAGTCAAGAAAGAAGACCCTTTGTCACCATCATTGTTCATACTTTCTACAAATGTCTTGTCAAGAACTCTGAACAAACTGTTTGAGGATAAGAAGTTTATAGGGTTTAGAATGCCTAAGTGGACAGATCCCTTGAATCACCTGGCATATGCTGATGATATAATAATATTCTCATCTACTGATCCATACTCCTTAAGGAAAGTTGTTGAGGTACTAAAGCAGTATGAACATGCATCTAGTCAGCTGATAAACAAGTCCAAGAGCTCCTACTACATACATCACAAAGTGGCAAGGAAAATAGTGCAGTCTGTTGGCATTCTTACATGTTTTCAAAAAGGAAACCTTCCTTTTAATTACCTTGGTTGCTCAATATTCTACAATAAAAGAAGGAAGGCATACTACAATGATCTTATCAAGAAAGTAAAATCAAAATTACATTCTTGGAAAGGGAAGTTACTTTCTTTTGGAGGAAAGACAACTCTCATAACAAATGTGTTACAAAGCCTAACTACACACATCCTCTTAGTAATGGATCCCCCTAATAATGTTCTTGAGCACTTGCATAAGACTTTTTCAGATTCTTTTGGAGCACTAAGGAAGAAAGCAGAAGCAGACACTAGAGGAAGTGGATGAACATGTGTCTACCTAAGGAGGAAGGAGGAATAGGGCTAAAGTCCCTATTTGATGTCTCCAAAGCTCGATTTGCAAAGCTATGGTGGATATTCAGAACCAACAAATCATTATGGTCCAATTTCATGTGGAACAAATACTGCAAAAACGAAATGCCTGTTGTTGTATAGTTCAGAGAAGGATCCCATGTGTGGAGGAAAATGCTGGAAGCTAGAGAAGAGGTTGAACATGAAATTCTCTGGGAACTAAATAGTGGTAACACAAGTGTTTGGCATGAAAACTGGACAGGCATTGGCCCTCTATATCATGTACTCCCCCAAGAATTCAACATAAATGAAAAATTACAAGAAGTAGAAGAACTGAGGAATGGTGATACCTGGGATGAACTAACACTTGATCAAAACTTCCCTGCAGATATCTCAGATCACATCAGGCACAATGTGCCATTTCATCATACTACAGAAGAATTGGACACCCCTCAATGGATGCCAACCACAACAGGCAAGTTCTATGTTAACAGTGCATGGAGGATTATGAGACAGAGAGCAACACATAACCCAGAATTATGCAACTTGTGGACAAAAGTTTTACCTTTCAAAATCTTTTTCTTCCTATGGAGATTGTGGAAAATGAAGATCCCCACTGATGACTTGTGGAGAAGAAATGGATATATCATTGTATCTAAATGCTGGTGTTGCTCACCTCCTAAAGAAGACTCCTACCAATACCTCTTCTTGAAGAGTGAAACAGTAAACAGAGTGTGGAAATCTTTCTTGCAACTAGCTGGAATTATAATAAACATGGTACAAGTCCACCAAGTCGTTAGAGCATGGTGGAGTGAACCATGCTGCCCAAAATTGAAGCCACTATTTCAAGCAACACCTGCCATCATAACTTGGGAATTATGGAAGAGGAGAAATAAAATGAAACATGGGGTAGCTGTTTCAGAAAAAAGGGTAATTCATGAAGTGAACAAGACTCTATTCTTTCTGGCAAGAAGCAAATATCCCTAGCTAACAAACATCCCAGTATTGTGGACAGATATGATCAGATACTTTGAAAGCTACAAGCCTTATGTAGTCAGCTGAAGAGTTATCTGGCAACTGCCCAATGCAGGCTGGTTCAAATGCAACTCTCATGGAGCATCTAAAGGGAACCCAGGTCCTAGTTCTTATGGTTACTACATAAGAGACAGTGCTGGAGATTTAATATATGCTCAATCTACAGACATAGGACAAACAACCAATATAGTTGTTGAAGCAAAAGGAATCCTATATGGTCTGATGTATTGTGTGGACAAACCGCTCCATCCTTTAATCATGGAATCTGACTCTTTGGTGATGAAAAAGATCATTAAAAAGGAATGGGAGTGCCCATGGACAATAAGAGCAGATGTCAAGAAGATAAAAGAGATCAAGGGCAACTATAATGTCTTGTTTCAGCATGTGTTCAGAGAAGGAAATGCAGTTGCTGACCTGCTAGCTAACTTGGTTTTCTCTTCTGCAGGTGATTCCATATTTAACTCATTCCATAGTCTGCCCCCAGTAACAAAGACTCTTATCAACATGGACAAATCTCAAATCCCTAACATTAGGGTAAGGGTGGCTAAAAAGTTTCCACAACACTGATTGATGCAGTCAGTACCATAGTGCAGATATATGGGATCACTCCTAACAGACCATGAAATTAAAAGAGATAAGAATCACCAACTGCTATGCCTAATGGTGAATCTGCAAGCACAATTCCCACCTTACCTCCTGCACATGCTAATAGAGTGTGAAGGTACCAGAGATAGGATATACCCTCTTAGAAACTAAACAGAGGGGTGTTCCCTCAAGAATCTCAAGCTGGTCTTAAGCAAGAACAGTTGGAAAATAGAACACAATCAGCACACACAACATACTGGAGCACTTTAACCTATTTTCTTTAGTGTGCAGGTTGATGTAGCCACATGACTATTGGACTTCTGTAACAAGAGCAATGTTTGGAAGCTCATGCTCAACTGTTTATGCACAAAAACAGTCAAATGCCACTACTCAACAATTCAGCTTACAGTATATAAAAGCTACATGGTTGTTGGACTCCAGGAACTAAAGGAAGGTTGAACTATGGCTGAAGATCAACTGCTTCTGCACAGCAACAGTCAACTGCCAGTATTCAACAAGGCAACTCTCAATATACAAAAGGTGCACACAATTGGAAGATATCAATACACTGACCAGCTACATTATGGGATTACAGTATCCATTATTCACATAAGTGTAAGGATACAGATATGATATGCTACTTGGTTAGGATTCAGTAGACCTGAACTGACAATATGAGTACATCTGTTCACACCAAATGATAAAAAACTACTGCTTCATGTTGTTAAACACAGTATAGTGTTTTATAATTTTCTAGTGGTATTAGTGTGAATGCAAGCTTAACCTGGAGATGACAGAACACTATATTGGCCTATATCACAAAACATGCAGTACTGCAGTCGGTATGCATACTTTTTACAACATCAAAGGTGGAAAACATGTTGCCACTACTGCTTCCATTACAACTGACTCATTTTTATCAGCAAACACATCATGGAGATGTCAACAGGGAATATCTCTAACtacaaaagaggaaaaaaaaatagaacatcAAGCTTCCCAGCTTCTACGCAACAACTATCAGCTGCCTCTACTCAACAAGACAACTTTCGGTTACAACAGGTGCACACAATTGGAAGATATGACATGCTACAAAAATGGATGCTTGAATATTAGTACAGTATAGTAATCTATCATTGTCCAGTGGTATTAGTGTGCACGCATGCTCAATCTGTAGATGAGAGAACATTATATTGTACTCATATCTCAAGCACACAGTACTGCCACCTTGCTGCATTCATCAACTACATGCATAATACCCATTGAAGATCCATTTGAATACCCATTGAAGCAACTCTGCTTCTGGAGTAATGCAAGTCCAAAATGAAGATGTCCAAACTGATCTGCTTTGCAACTACTGGATTTAAACATACATATTCTGTTGGATTGCAACAAAAGGCGTCGGGTGAGAGCTTTGGAGGTGCTAC
This window encodes:
- the LOC142175265 gene encoding uncharacterized protein LOC142175265; translation: MLEAREEVEHEILWELNSGNTSVWHENWTGIGPLYHVLPQEFNINEKLQEVEELRNGDTWDELTLDQNFPADISDHIRHNVPFHHTTEELDTPQWMPTTTGKFYVNSAWRIMRQRATHNPELCNLWTKVLPFKIFFFLWRLWKMKIPTDDLWRRNGYIIVSKCWCCSPPKEDSYQYLFLKSETVNRVWKSFLQLAGIIINMVQVHQVVRAWWSWFKCNSHGASKGNPGPSSYGYYIRDSAGDLIYAQSTDIGQTTNIVVEAKGILYGLMYCVDKPLHPLIMESDSLVMKKIIKKEWECPWTIRADVKKIKEIKGNYNVLFQHVFREGNAVADLLANLVFSSAGDSIFNSFHSLPPVTKTLINMDKSQIPNIRVRVAKKFPQH